Proteins from a genomic interval of Panthera tigris isolate Pti1 chromosome A2, P.tigris_Pti1_mat1.1, whole genome shotgun sequence:
- the LAMB2 gene encoding laminin subunit beta-2 — translation MERVSGVSGRDLRGLPGPWELRLGLLLSALATALAQALAPDVPGCSRGSCYPATGDLLVGRADRLTASSTCGLHGPQPYCIVSHLQDEKKCFLCDSRRPFSARDNPNSHRIQNVVTSFAPQRRTAWWQSENGVPVVTIQLDLEAEFHFTHLIMTFKTFRPAAMLVERSADFGRTWHVYRYFSYDCGADFPGVPLAPPRHWDDVVCESRYSEIEPSTEGEVIYRVLDPAIPIPDPYSPRIQNLLKITNLRVNLTRLHTLGDNLLDPRREIREKYYYALYELVVRGNCFCYGHASQCAPAPGAPVHAEGMVHGACICKHNTRGLNCERCQDFYHDLPWRPAEDGHSHACRKCECHGHAHSCHFDMAIYLASGNVSGGVCDGCQHNTAGRHCELCRPFFYRDPTKDLRDPAVCRSCDCDPMGSQDGGRCDPHDDPALGLVSGQCRCKEHVVGSRCQQCRDGFFGLSASDPAGCRRCQCDARGTVPGITSCDPNSGTCFCKRLVTGRGCNRCLPGHWGLSHDLLGCRPCDCDVGGALDPQCNEATGQCRCRQHMVGRRCEQVQPGYFRPFLDHLTWEAEDTRGQVLDVVERLATPGGTVSWTGRGFVRLQEGQALEFLVTSVPRAMDYDLLLRLEPQVPEQWAEMEVAVQRPGPVSAHGPCGHMLPKDDHIPGTLQPETRYMVFPRPVCLEPGISYKLHLKLVRTGGSAQPEAPYSRPSLLIDSLVLLPRVLVLEMFSGGDAAALERRATFEHYRCHEEGLVPSKTLPSEACVPLLISLSALLYNGALPCQCDPQGSLSSECNPHGGQCLCKPAVVGRRCDHCAPGFYGFGPTGCQACQCSPEGALSGLCEGTSGQCPCRTGAFGLRCDRCQRGQWGFPNCQPCVCNGHADECDTHTGTCLGCRDHTGGEHCERCIAGFHGDPRLPHGGQCRPCPCPEGPGSRRHFATSCHRDGYSQQIMCHCKAGYTGLRCEACAPGHFGDPSRPGGQCQPCECSGNIDPTDPDACDPRTGQCLRCLYHTEGPHCAHCKPGFHGQATRQSCHRCTCNLLGTDPQQCPSTDRCHCDPSSGQCPCLPNVQGPSCDRCAPNFWNLTSGHGCQPCACHPSRARGPTCNEFTGQCHCRAGFGGRTCSECQELHWGDPGLQCRACDCDPRGIDTPQCHRSTGHCSCRPGVSGVRCDQCARGFSGVFPACHPCHTCFGDWDRVVQDLAARTRRLEQRAQELQQTGVLGAFESRFWHMQEKLGTVQGIVGARNTSAASTAQLVEATEELRREIGEATEHLTQLEAELTDVQDENFNANHALSSLERDGLALNLTLRQLDQHLDLLKHSNFLGAYDSIRHAHSLSAEAERRANTSALTVPSPVSNSADTRHRTEVLIGAKKEDFNRKHMANQQALGELSARTQSLSLTGINELVCGPPGDAPCATSPCGGAGCLDEDGQPRCGGLSCNGAVAMADLALGRARHTQAELQRALAEGGGILSQVAETRRQAGEAQQRAQAALDKANASRGQVEKANQELRELIQSVKDFLSQEGADPDSIEMVATRVLELSIPASPEQIQHLAGAIAERVQSLADVDTILAHTVGDVRRAEQLLQDARRARSRAEGEKQKAETVQAALEEAQRAQGAAQGAIQGAVVDTQDTERTLHQVQEKMAGAEQALSSAGERAQQLDGLLEALKLKRAGNSLAASSAEETAGSAQGRAREAEQLLQGPLGDQYQTVKALAERKAQGVLAAQARAEQLRDEARGLLQAAQDKLQRLQELEGTYEENERALEGKAAQLDGLEARMRSVLQAINLQVQIYNTCQ, via the exons ATGGAGCGGGTCTCAGGGGTATCAGGGAGGGACCTGCGGGGACTGCCTGGGCCCTGGGAGCTTCGACTGGGCCTGCTGCTGAGTG CGCTGGCCACCGCCCTGGCCCAGGCCCTGGCCCCAGATGTGCCAGGCTGTTCGAGGGGAAGCTGCTACCCCGCCACAGGTGACCTGCTAGTGGGCCGTGCTGACAGACTGACTGCCTCATCCACCTGTGGCTTGCATGGCCCCCAGCCCTACTGCATCGTTAGTCACCTTCAG GATGAGAAGAAGTGCTTCCTGTGTGATTCCCGGCGCCCCTTCTCTGCTAGAGACAACCCAAACAGTCATCGCATCCAGAATGTAGTTACCAGCTTTGCACCACAGCGCCGGACAGCCTGGTGGCAGTCAGAGAATG GTGTCCCCGTGGTCACCATCCAGCTGGACTTGGAGGCTGAGTTTCATTTCACACACCTCATTATGACCTTCAAG ACATTTCGTCCTGCTGCCATGCTGGTGGAGCGCTCAGCAGACTTTGGACGCACCTGGCATGTGTACCGATATTTTTCCTATGACTGTGGGGCTGACTTTCCAGGAGTCCCACTGGCCCCCCCACGGCACTGGGATGACGTAGTCTGTGAGTCCCGCTACTCAGAGATTGAGCCATCCACTGAAGGCGAG GTCATCTATCGTGTGCTGGATCCTGCCATCCCTATCCCAGACCCCTACAGCCCACGGATCCAGA ACCTGCTGAAGATCACTAACCTACGGGTGAATCTGACACGGCTGCATACACTGGGGGACAACCTGCTTGACCCACGGCGGGAGATCCGTGAGAAATACTATTATGCCCTCTACGAGCTGGTTGTGCGTGGCAACTGCTTCTGTTACGGACACGCCTCACAGTGTGCACCCGCCCCAGGGGCACCAGTGCATGCTGAGGGCATG GTTCATGGGGCCTGCATCTGCAAACATAACACTCGTGGCCTCAACTGTGAGCGGTGTCAAGATTTCTATCATGACCTGCCCTGGCGTCCGGCTGAAGATGGCCACAGTCATGCCTGCAGGA agtGTGAGTGCCATGGGCATGCCCACAGCTGCCACTTCGACATGGCCATATATCTGGCATCTGGCAACGTAAGTGGAGGTGTGTGTGATGGATGTCAGCACAACACAGCTGGGCGCCACTGTGAGCTCTGCCGACCCTTCTTCTACCGTGACCCAACCAAGGACCTGCGGGACCCTGCTGTGTGCCGCT CCTGTGATTGTGACCCCATGGGTTCTCAAGATGGTGGTCGCTGTGATCCCCATGATGATCCTGCTCTGGGGCTGGTCTCGGGCCAGTGTCGCTGCAAAGAACATGTGGTGGGCTCTCGCTGCCAGCAATGCCGTGATGGCTTCTTTGGGCTCAGTGCCAGCGACCCTGCAGGCTGTCGGC GATGTCAGTGTGATGCACGGGGCACAGTGCCTGGGATCACCTCTTGTGACCCCAACAGTGGAACCTGTTTCTGCAAGCGTCTAGTGACTGGACGTGGCTGCAACCGCTGCTTG CCTGGCCATTGGGGCCTGAGCCACGACCTGCTTGGCTGCCGTCCATGTGATTGCGACGTGGGTGGTGCCTTGGATCCCCA GTGCAATGAGGCCACAGGTCAGTGCCGCTGTCGCCAGCACATGGTGGGGCGACGCTGTGAGCAGGTGCAGCCTGGCTACTTCCGGCCTTTCCTTGACCACCTAACTTGGGAGGCTGAGGACACCCGAGGACAG GTGCTGGATGTGGTGGAGCGCCTGGCGACCCCTGGTGGGACTGTATCCTGGACAGGCCGGGGCTTTGTTAGACTGCAGGAAGGTCAGGCACTGGAGTTCCTGGTGACATCTGTGCCAAGAGCCATGGATTATGATCTGCTGCTGCGCTTGGAGCCCCAG GTCCCTGAGCAATGGGCAGAGATGGAAGTGGCCGTGCAGCGCCCAGGGCCTGTGTCTGCTCATGGCCCATGTGGGCACATGCTGCCCAAGGATGACCACATTCCAGGGACTCTGCAACCAGAAACTAG GTACATGGTATTTCCAAGACCTGTCTGCCTTGAGCCTGGCATCTCCTATAAGTTGCATCTGAAGCTGGTGCGGACAGGGGGAAGTGCCCAGCCTGAGGCCCCCTACTCTAGACCCAGCCTGCTCATTGACTCG TTGGTGCTGCTTCCCCGTGTCCTCGTGCTGGAGATGTTTAGTGGGGGTGATGCTGCTGCCCTGGAGCGCCGTGCCACCTTTGAACACTACCGTTGTCACGAGGAGGGTCTGGTGCCCAGTAAGACCCTTCCCTCTGAGGCCTGTGTCCCCCTCCTCATCAGCCTGTCTGCCCTACTCTACAATGGTGCCTTGC CCTGTCAGTGTGACCCCCAGGGCTCACTGAGTTCTGAGTGTAATCCCCATGGCGGTCAGTGCCTGTGTAAACCTGCAGTGGTTGGGCGCCGCTGTGATCACTGTGCCCCTGGTTTCTACGGCTTTGGCCCCACAGGTTGTCAAG CCTGCCAGTGCAGCCCCGAGGGGGCACTCAGTGGCCTATGTGAAGGGACTAGTGGGCAATGCCCCTGCCGAACTGGTGCCTTTGGGCTTCGCTGCGATCGCTGCCAGCGTGGCCAGTGGGGATTCCCTAACTGCCAGCCATGTGTCTGCAACGGGCATGCAGATGAATGCGACACCCACACAGGCACTTGCCTGGGCTGCCGTGATCACACAGGGGGTGAGCACTGTGAAAG GTGCATTGCTGGCTTCCACGGGGACCCACGGCTACCACATGGGGGCCAGTGCCggccctgtccctgccctgaaGGCCCTGGGAGCCGGCGGCACTTTGCTACTTCTTGCCATCGGGATGGGTACTCCCAGCAGATCATGTGCCACTGTAAGGCAGGCTACACAG GGCTGCGGTGCGAAGCTTGTGCCCCTGGGCACTTTGGGGACCCATCAAGGCCAGGTGGCCAGTGCCAGCCCTGTGAGTGCAGTGGGAACATTGACCCCACGGACCCTGATGCCTGTGACCCCCGCACGGGGCAATGCCTGCGCTGCTTATACCACACGGAGGGGCCACACTGTGCCCACTGCAAGCCTGGCTTCCATGGACAGGCCACTCGACAGAGCTGTCACC GCTGCACCTGCAACTTGCTGGGCACAGATCCCCAGCAGTGCCCGTCCACTGACCGGTGCCACTGTGACCCAAGCAGTGGGCAGTGCCCATGCCTCCCCAATGTCCAGGGCCCTAGCTGTGACCGCTGTGCCCCCAACTTCTGGAACCTTACCAGTGGCCATGGATGTCAGCCCTGTGCCTGCCACCCAAGCCGAGCCAGAGGCCCCACCTGCAATGAG TTCACAGGGCAGTGCCACTGCCGTGCTGGCTTTGGTGGGCGAACCTGTTCTGAGTGCCAAGAGCTCCACTGGGGAGACCCTGGTTTGCAGTGCCGCG CCTGTGATTGTGACCCTCGTGGAATAGACACGCCTCAGTGTCACCGCTCCACGGGCCACTGTAGCTGCCGCCCAGGCGTGTCTGGCGTGCGCTGTGACCAGTGTGCCCGTGGCTTCTCAGGGGTCTTTCCTGCTTGCCACCCATGCCACACATGCTTCGGGGACTGGGACCGTGTGGTACAGGACTTGGCTGCCCGTACGCGGCGCCTGGAGCAGCGGGCACAGGAGCTGCAGCAGACGGGTGTGCTGGGTGCCTTTGAGAGCCGCTTCTGGCACATGCAGGAGAAGCTGGGGACTGTGCAGGGGATTGTGGGTGCCCGCAACACCTCAGCTGCCTCCACTGCGCAACTTGTGGAGGCCACAGAGGAGCTACG GCGTGAAATTGGGGAGGCCACTGAGCACCTGACCCAGCTGGAGGCAGAACTGACTGATGTGCAGGATGAGAACTTCAATGCCAACCATGCACTGAGCAGTCTGGAGCGAGATGGGCTTGCCCTTAATCTCACACTGCGGCAGCTGGACCAGCATTTGGACCTGCTCAAGCATTCAAACTTCTTGG GTGCCTATGACAGCATCCGCCACGCCCACAGTCTGTCTGCAGAGGCGGAACGTCGTGCCAACACATCAGCCCTGACAGTGCCCAGTCCTGTGAGCAACTCAGCAGATACCCGGCACAGGACAGAGGTGCTAATAGGTGCCAAGAAGGAGGACTTCAACCGCAAGCACATGGCCAACCAGCAGGCACTAGGCGAGCTCTCAGCCCGTACCCAGTCCCTGAGCCTGACAGGCATCAATGAACTG GTGTGTGGGCCCCCAGGGGATGCACCCTGTGCAACAAGCCCTTGCGGGGGTGCTGGCTGCCTGGACGAGGATGGGCAACCCCGCTGTGGGGGCCTCAGCTGCAATGGGGCAGTAGCCATGGCGGACCTGGCACTGGGCCGGGCCCGGCACACGCAGGCAGAGCTGCAGCGGGCACTGGCAGAAGGTGGCGGCATCCTCAGCCAGGTGGCTGAGACCCGTCGGCAGGCAGGAGAGGCACAGCAGCGGGCCCAGGCAGCCCTGGACAAGGCTAATGCTTCCAGGGGACAGGTGGAGAAGGCCAACCAAGAACTTCGGGAACTTATCCAGAGTGTGAAGGACTTCCTCAGCC AGGAGGGGGCTGATCCTGATAGCATTGAGATGGTGGCCACACGAGTGCTAGAGCTCTCCATCCCAGCATCACCTGAGCAAATCCAGCACCTGGCAGGCGCAATTGCAGAGAGGGTCCAGAGCCTGGCGGATGTGGACACAATCCTGGCACACACCGTGGGAGATGTACGCCGGGCAGAACAGCTATTGCAAGATGCACGGCGGGCAAG GAGCCGGGCTGAGGGTgagaaacagaaggcagaaaCAGTACAAGCAGCACTGGAGGAAGCCCAGAGGGCACAGGGAGCTGCTCAGGGTGCCATCCAAGGGGCGGTAGTTGATACACAGGACACTGAGCGGACACTGCATCAG GTTCAGGAGAAGATGGCAGGTGCAGAGCAGGCACTGAGCTCTGCAGGCGAGCGGGCTCAGCAATTGGATGgtcttctggaggctctgaaatTGAAACGAGCAGGGAATAGCCTGGCAGCCTCTAGTGCGGAAGAAACAGCGGGCAGTGCCCAGGGTCGTGCCCGAGAGGCTGAGCAG CTGCTGCAGGGCCCACTAGGCGACCAGTACCAAACAGTGAAGGCCTTGGCTGAGCGCAAGGCCCAGGGTGTGCTGGCTGCACAGGCACGGGCAGAGCAACTTCGGGATGAAGCTCGAGGCTTGTTGCAGGCTGCTCAGGACAAGCTGCAACGGCTACAAG AGCTGGAGGGCACCTATGAAGAGAACGAGCGGGCACTGGAAGGCAAAGCAGCCCAGCTGGATGGGCTGGAGGCCAGGATGCGTAGCGTGCTTCAAGCCATCAACTTGCAGGTTCAGATCTACAACACCTGCCAGTGA